In a single window of the Anaerocolumna cellulosilytica genome:
- a CDS encoding putative polysaccharide biosynthesis protein, translating into MGTGKKSNNFLMQGSILALASIIVRLIGLLYRIPLTNIIGDEGIGYYSNAFAIYNIALILSSYSLPLAVSKLVAARAVNKQHKNSYRVFLCSMCFAIIVGTIAALAVYFGADFLAATIYNSPRSAIPLKILAPTIFIFAIMGVLRGYFQGKNTMLPTSVSQVLEQVVNAIVSIIAAYYLMKAHSASDSIAAYGAAGGTLGTFAGACLALIFLAFIFALYKPIIDKQLRKDTHNRRETYQEVLKALIITVIPVILSQTVYQISGVLDGSIFGHVMAGKGLNEEARNALWGIYSNKYNLLITVPVSIASAMAVAIIPSLVSSKENGSNAEVKEKVHQAIKFNMLIAIPAAVGMGVLASPILQLLFRDGRELPANLVRLGSIAIIFFSLSTITNAVLQGINRMNTPVIHSAISLGVHIILLYILLKYFNLSTYGLVIGNVTFSLVVCILNWIAIGRHLNYKQEVIKTFLIPAGCSVIMGVVAFLVYQGLYSLIHINSICTLIAVVIAVIVYGSLLLLFKGVTEAELTEMPFGRTLARIAVKLHLL; encoded by the coding sequence ATGGGAACAGGTAAAAAAAGTAATAATTTTTTAATGCAAGGGAGTATTTTGGCCTTGGCTTCGATTATAGTTCGGTTAATCGGATTACTGTATCGTATACCCTTAACCAATATTATAGGAGATGAAGGTATTGGCTATTATTCCAATGCATTTGCAATTTACAATATAGCCTTGATTTTATCCTCCTATAGTTTACCTTTAGCTGTATCAAAACTAGTTGCTGCAAGAGCCGTTAATAAACAACATAAGAATTCCTACCGGGTGTTTTTATGCTCTATGTGTTTTGCAATTATCGTTGGTACCATAGCAGCCTTAGCTGTATATTTCGGAGCTGACTTTTTAGCAGCTACCATATATAACTCTCCAAGAAGTGCGATACCATTAAAAATACTGGCACCAACTATATTTATCTTTGCGATTATGGGAGTTTTAAGAGGGTATTTTCAGGGAAAAAACACGATGCTGCCAACCTCAGTATCCCAGGTTTTAGAACAGGTTGTTAATGCGATTGTGAGTATTATTGCAGCCTACTATCTTATGAAGGCACATAGTGCTTCAGACAGCATTGCAGCTTATGGCGCGGCAGGAGGAACCCTTGGTACATTTGCCGGTGCCTGCCTTGCATTAATATTCTTAGCATTTATCTTTGCTCTGTATAAACCGATTATAGATAAACAGCTTAGAAAGGATACTCACAACCGGAGAGAAACCTATCAGGAGGTTTTAAAGGCTCTGATTATTACGGTCATACCGGTCATTTTAAGTCAGACCGTATACCAGATCAGCGGGGTATTAGACGGCTCTATCTTCGGACATGTTATGGCAGGGAAGGGACTTAATGAAGAGGCAAGAAATGCTTTGTGGGGCATCTATTCCAATAAATATAATTTATTAATTACTGTACCGGTATCCATAGCATCAGCTATGGCAGTAGCAATTATACCAAGTCTCGTTTCTTCTAAGGAAAACGGCTCCAATGCAGAAGTGAAAGAAAAGGTTCATCAAGCTATTAAATTCAATATGCTGATTGCCATTCCTGCCGCAGTTGGTATGGGAGTTTTGGCATCCCCCATATTACAGCTGTTATTCAGAGATGGAAGAGAGCTTCCTGCGAATTTGGTGCGGTTAGGCTCTATTGCGATTATATTCTTTTCTTTGTCTACTATTACTAATGCAGTCTTGCAAGGGATTAACCGGATGAATACACCGGTTATACACTCTGCCATATCCTTGGGAGTACATATCATCTTACTCTATATTTTACTTAAATATTTCAATTTAAGTACCTATGGGCTGGTTATTGGTAATGTAACCTTTTCTCTGGTAGTATGTATTTTGAATTGGATAGCTATCGGAAGACATCTTAATTATAAGCAGGAGGTAATTAAGACGTTTCTAATACCGGCAGGCTGTTCTGTTATAATGGGTGTTGTTGCATTTTTAGTATATCAGGGACTGTATAGCCTAATTCATATTAACTCTATCTGTACACTGATTGCAGTTGTGATAGCGGTCATTGTTTACGGTAGTCTTTTATTACTTTTTAAAGGAGTCACCGAAGCAGAACTGACAGAAATGCCTTTTGGGCGGACATTAGCAAGAATTGCTGTAAAACTACATTTACTATAA
- a CDS encoding carbohydrate ABC transporter permease, with product MKRGLKTLLLFGLAFFVWAPLWMMVTGSFMGKDEIYEFVGPVLEQREGMAGWSLLPKYPTLRAYIELLIDSPKFFAMFWNTCYQVAPILIGQICIAVPAAWAFARYRFKGKKALFLLYITLMVLPFQVTMVSSYLVLLKLDIIDTHLSIILPNIFSAFPVFILTKFFRVIPESLLEAARLDGASEGYIFLSLGVPMGAPGIFSVVILGFIEYWNSIEQPLTFLAKRKDLWPLSLYLQGITTDRTSVAFVASAVMLAPALLLFLGGQKYLEQGIAASGIKG from the coding sequence ATAAAAAGGGGATTAAAAACCCTGTTGCTATTTGGCTTGGCATTCTTTGTATGGGCTCCTCTGTGGATGATGGTAACCGGTTCCTTTATGGGAAAGGATGAAATATATGAGTTTGTAGGGCCGGTTTTGGAACAGAGAGAAGGTATGGCTGGCTGGTCATTGCTTCCCAAATACCCTACACTTCGAGCGTATATAGAACTGTTAATAGATTCACCAAAATTCTTTGCTATGTTTTGGAATACCTGTTATCAGGTAGCACCCATACTTATTGGACAGATATGTATTGCAGTTCCTGCTGCATGGGCCTTTGCCAGGTATAGGTTTAAAGGGAAGAAAGCATTATTTTTACTTTACATAACCCTGATGGTGTTACCTTTTCAAGTTACTATGGTATCCAGTTATTTGGTGCTCTTAAAGCTTGATATAATAGATACACATTTATCAATTATACTTCCGAATATTTTTTCAGCATTTCCTGTTTTTATTTTAACGAAATTTTTTAGAGTAATACCTGAATCTTTGTTAGAAGCTGCAAGATTGGATGGGGCAAGCGAAGGTTATATTTTCTTGTCATTAGGCGTCCCAATGGGGGCACCTGGAATATTTTCTGTGGTTATATTAGGATTTATTGAATACTGGAATAGTATAGAACAGCCTTTGACTTTTTTGGCAAAGAGAAAGGATTTATGGCCATTATCCCTTTATCTGCAAGGTATAACAACGGATCGAACCAGCGTTGCATTTGTAGCCTCCGCAGTAATGCTAGCACCAGCACTTTTGTTATTTTTAGGGGGTCAAAAATATTTAGAACAGGGAATCGCTGCATCAGGAATAAAGGGATAG
- the yqfC gene encoding sporulation protein YqfC, whose amino-acid sequence MNQKIKSHHKKFKEQSNKDLYKHMDKAKKEEETERATYLEKLSSQLKLPSDMLAGAPIITAIGRDEVCVENYKGILEYNDTLIKILTKIGNIRIEGKNLNISYFAGDEMKITGFIHAIHYVK is encoded by the coding sequence ATGAATCAAAAAATCAAATCCCATCATAAGAAATTCAAAGAACAATCCAATAAGGATTTATATAAACATATGGATAAAGCTAAAAAAGAGGAGGAAACAGAAAGAGCGACCTATCTTGAAAAGCTTTCTAGTCAGCTAAAACTTCCTTCGGATATGCTGGCAGGAGCCCCCATTATAACTGCAATCGGCAGAGATGAGGTGTGTGTTGAAAACTATAAGGGGATACTGGAATATAATGATACCCTAATAAAGATACTTACCAAGATTGGCAACATTCGAATTGAAGGCAAAAATCTTAATATTTCTTATTTTGCAGGTGATGAGATGAAAATCACCGGTTTTATACATGCCATTCATTATGTCAAATAA
- a CDS encoding HDIG domain-containing metalloprotein, whose translation MDVFQIVKIIILAIVQLVVMNYYVQSQDNKIKGRPYFCKTMTGIFIGTLVLIFIFYGRVDVPLFLAGGLIAAGLFDIPLGIMTNILAVFLAGYTDNIKVEGILYLLVLGTVICLFSETIKNVSSLGYGVVIILSIQLILLLINHNFLLEDTLKVNTLYSLVSSLVIFAFGRLVFYLYQKRTVLLFEEQKESVTEEALRLAEIMNPEFPLLKRLKNTSAALYKHSLFIGEIAGKAAKAAGADEMAAKAGGIYHQIGKLDNKEYIEEGLRLAREYQLPDSIADMIRQHNLKHEKPKTPEAAIVMLTISIVSMLEYLEKDSNGLKGTGNDNLGVSTQKIVENVFQMRLTKGSLDESGLTLKQYNRLKEFFLQM comes from the coding sequence ATGGACGTATTTCAAATAGTAAAGATAATTATCCTGGCGATTGTACAGCTTGTAGTAATGAACTATTATGTCCAATCCCAGGATAATAAAATAAAAGGACGACCTTATTTTTGTAAAACAATGACAGGGATATTCATAGGTACTCTGGTTCTTATCTTTATATTTTATGGAAGGGTGGATGTGCCTCTCTTTCTGGCAGGCGGATTAATTGCAGCCGGTTTATTCGATATTCCGCTGGGTATTATGACCAACATCCTTGCGGTGTTTTTAGCAGGGTATACCGATAATATTAAAGTTGAGGGAATTTTATATCTTTTGGTATTGGGAACAGTTATATGTTTGTTTTCTGAAACAATTAAAAATGTATCCTCCCTGGGCTATGGGGTGGTAATTATATTGTCCATTCAGCTAATCTTGCTGCTCATAAATCATAATTTTCTGCTTGAGGATACCCTAAAGGTTAACACTCTGTATTCCCTAGTGTCATCTCTTGTGATTTTTGCATTTGGCCGGCTTGTCTTTTATTTGTATCAAAAGAGGACAGTCTTACTTTTCGAAGAACAGAAAGAAAGTGTAACAGAGGAAGCATTGCGTCTGGCTGAGATTATGAATCCTGAATTCCCACTGCTTAAAAGACTAAAGAATACTTCTGCTGCCTTGTACAAGCATTCACTTTTTATTGGGGAAATTGCAGGAAAAGCAGCGAAAGCTGCAGGAGCTGATGAGATGGCAGCGAAAGCCGGAGGTATATATCACCAAATTGGTAAGTTGGATAATAAAGAGTACATCGAAGAAGGTCTGAGGCTTGCAAGGGAATATCAACTGCCAGATAGTATTGCGGATATGATAAGACAGCATAATTTAAAACATGAGAAACCTAAGACTCCCGAAGCGGCAATTGTGATGTTAACGATTAGTATTGTTTCCATGTTGGAATACCTGGAAAAAGACAGCAATGGTTTAAAGGGAACAGGCAATGATAATTTAGGAGTTTCTACCCAAAAGATAGTGGAAAATGTGTTTCAGATGCGACTTACAAAAGGGAGTCTGGATGAATCAGGACTTACCTTAAAACAATACAATAGGCTAAAAGAATTCTTTCTGCAAATGTAG
- the ybeY gene encoding rRNA maturation RNase YbeY, whose amino-acid sequence MTLNVEYESKIELNLDYKEIITQVVEKSLDFENCPYEAEVNVILTDNTEIQEINKEHRNIDAPTDVLSFPMIDYEKPADFSALEDEADYYFHPDTGELLLGDIIISVEKVMEQAREFGHSQKRELAFLTAHSMLHLMGYDHMEDEERLVMEEKQRQVLEALNIGRE is encoded by the coding sequence ATGACACTTAATGTAGAGTACGAATCAAAAATAGAGTTAAACCTGGATTACAAGGAAATTATAACGCAGGTTGTTGAAAAATCCTTAGATTTCGAAAACTGTCCATATGAGGCGGAAGTAAATGTGATTTTGACGGATAACACGGAGATACAGGAAATCAATAAAGAACATAGAAATATCGATGCACCAACAGATGTGTTATCATTTCCTATGATAGACTATGAGAAACCGGCCGATTTTTCAGCCTTGGAGGATGAAGCGGATTATTACTTTCATCCGGACACAGGAGAGCTTCTTTTGGGAGATATCATTATATCCGTTGAAAAGGTGATGGAACAGGCAAGGGAATTCGGGCATTCGCAAAAGCGTGAACTGGCATTTCTGACAGCCCACAGCATGCTGCATTTAATGGGGTATGACCATATGGAAGACGAAGAACGCCTTGTTATGGAGGAAAAACAGAGACAGGTGTTAGAAGCTTTAAACATAGGAAGAGAATAA
- the yqfD gene encoding sporulation protein YqfD: MLIKLYCWFRGFLLVRMKGQSPERFINLCSNRMIYLWDLKHADGDYEFHIMLKDYHKLKPVARKTGTIPFIKKKCGFPFWLRRNRKRKGYFLGVLLFCMVIYILSLFIWDINILGGHSYTPEAMVKFLKNNQIYAGLQKKQVDCQDIEELIRGTFKDIGWVSAEIKGTRLIIKITETNMPAPAVTATENCHIIAAKDCIISEIITRTGTPLVKEGSVVKKGDILVSGIVDIVGDNAEVVDKKVVIADADIIGKTFYNYKDSFSLNYVEKQYTGAEKTGYNLSVFLKKFNLYKPRIPYTKYDIIVNESMLHLNDNFYLPVSYTVNRYVEYEEVKKKYTELEAKSIAEAKLKRFLDKLIENDVLIIENNVKIAIKNNYCVVSGNIVVLESVKDYKAINDSEWRNIDTDESDGNDN, translated from the coding sequence ATGCTGATAAAACTTTATTGCTGGTTTCGCGGCTTCCTGCTGGTAAGGATGAAGGGACAGTCTCCGGAACGTTTTATTAATTTATGCAGCAATCGGATGATTTATTTATGGGATTTAAAGCATGCAGATGGGGATTATGAATTTCACATAATGCTTAAGGATTATCATAAGTTAAAACCAGTAGCCAGGAAGACGGGGACAATTCCTTTTATAAAAAAGAAATGCGGCTTTCCTTTTTGGCTTAGAAGAAACAGAAAGCGAAAAGGGTATTTTCTGGGAGTACTCCTTTTTTGTATGGTAATATACATATTATCTCTCTTTATCTGGGATATCAATATCTTGGGCGGACACTCCTATACACCCGAGGCAATGGTTAAATTTTTAAAAAATAACCAGATATATGCAGGCTTGCAGAAAAAACAAGTTGATTGTCAGGATATTGAGGAGCTTATCCGGGGAACCTTTAAGGATATCGGATGGGTTTCTGCCGAAATAAAGGGTACAAGGCTAATTATAAAGATTACGGAAACGAATATGCCTGCTCCTGCTGTCACTGCCACGGAAAATTGTCATATTATAGCAGCAAAGGACTGTATTATTAGTGAGATTATAACTCGAACCGGTACACCGTTGGTAAAAGAAGGCTCAGTAGTAAAAAAAGGAGATATTCTGGTGTCAGGAATTGTGGATATTGTAGGAGACAACGCTGAGGTAGTGGATAAAAAAGTAGTCATTGCTGATGCAGATATTATAGGAAAAACCTTTTATAATTATAAAGACTCTTTTTCTTTAAATTATGTTGAAAAACAATATACTGGTGCAGAAAAAACAGGTTATAATCTATCTGTCTTTTTAAAAAAATTTAATCTTTATAAGCCTAGAATTCCTTATACAAAGTATGATATAATTGTCAATGAGTCTATGCTTCATTTGAATGACAATTTTTACCTACCGGTGTCTTATACTGTAAACCGATATGTGGAATATGAAGAAGTAAAGAAAAAATACACGGAATTGGAAGCAAAGTCCATTGCAGAAGCAAAATTAAAACGGTTTTTAGATAAATTAATTGAAAATGATGTTTTAATTATCGAAAATAATGTTAAAATAGCTATTAAGAATAATTACTGTGTTGTTTCCGGTAATATAGTAGTACTGGAATCAGTGAAGGATTATAAGGCTATTAACGACAGCGAGTGGAGGAATATTGATACTGATGAGTCTGATGGAAACGATAATTGA
- a CDS encoding DUF3048 domain-containing protein gives MKKRIHYIALITSILVMTMLTMAGCKKNKENEDEASVTPTVTSTPTISPVPTEEVENHENEVRSKITGLWIPKENGNKRPYAIMLNNIKLASPQSGTKEAGILYEALVEGGITRLMGIYEDLNEKRIGSVRSARHYYVSIADEYEAIYVHFGETSYATKKIKELGIDNLSGLTGISDTVFFRDKSIKAPHNAFATKEGILKGTQTKGYSMEYSENYESHFKFYEKDTDLQSKELAEKVTLMFSNYASPYFTYDREKKQYNRFQYDKEHVDYNTGEQLVFKNIIVQFVKEWNIDKNGYQTMELENASGNGYYITNGLKIDITWKKNESTGKMRYYDAQGNELTMNAGKTYIALFPNDRTSDVVLAGNSQ, from the coding sequence ATGAAAAAACGTATTCATTATATTGCATTAATAACGAGTATATTAGTTATGACCATGCTGACTATGGCTGGATGCAAAAAGAACAAAGAAAATGAGGATGAGGCTTCTGTAACCCCTACTGTAACCAGTACACCGACAATTTCTCCTGTTCCTACGGAAGAAGTTGAAAATCATGAGAATGAGGTTAGAAGTAAAATAACCGGGCTTTGGATACCGAAAGAAAACGGTAATAAAAGGCCGTATGCAATTATGTTAAATAATATTAAGTTGGCTTCTCCTCAATCAGGAACTAAGGAAGCTGGAATACTATATGAAGCCTTGGTGGAAGGCGGAATCACAAGACTTATGGGAATCTATGAGGACTTGAATGAAAAACGTATTGGATCTGTCAGGAGTGCAAGACATTATTATGTCAGTATTGCAGATGAATATGAAGCTATTTATGTACATTTTGGTGAGACAAGCTATGCAACGAAAAAGATTAAAGAATTGGGTATCGATAATTTAAGTGGTCTAACCGGAATATCCGATACAGTTTTTTTCAGGGATAAATCCATAAAGGCCCCACACAATGCTTTTGCTACCAAAGAGGGTATTTTAAAGGGTACACAGACCAAAGGGTATTCAATGGAGTACAGTGAAAACTACGAGTCTCATTTCAAATTTTATGAAAAAGATACAGATTTACAAAGCAAAGAATTAGCGGAGAAAGTTACGTTAATGTTTTCTAATTATGCAAGTCCGTATTTTACGTATGATAGAGAGAAAAAGCAATATAACCGCTTTCAGTATGATAAGGAACATGTTGATTATAATACCGGAGAGCAATTGGTTTTTAAAAATATCATCGTTCAATTTGTAAAAGAATGGAATATAGATAAAAATGGTTATCAGACCATGGAACTTGAAAATGCCAGCGGTAACGGTTATTATATTACAAATGGTTTAAAGATAGACATTACATGGAAAAAGAATGAAAGTACCGGTAAAATGCGTTATTACGACGCTCAGGGAAATGAGCTGACTATGAACGCAGGTAAGACCTATATTGCCCTATTCCCCAATGACCGGACATCAGATGTTGTCTTAGCCGGAAACAGTCAATAA
- a CDS encoding sulfate ABC transporter substrate-binding protein, which yields MGRMKSLLGVLILIVATAGTTACQNGSKNSSSANIVTLLNVSYDPTREFYAEYNEAFASYYEEKTGISVKVEQSHGGSGKQARAVIEGLEADVVTLALAYDIDEIADSGLLEQDWEVKNDDNSAPYTSTIVFLVRKGNPKAIKDWGDLIKEDISVITPNPKTSGGARWNYLAAWGYALESFGNDEEKTKDFVQKLYENVEVLDSGARGATTTFVENSIGDVLIAWENEAYLAVEELGPDKFEIVVPSVSILAEPSVAVVSENAKDHGTEEVAKAYIEYLYSVEGQDIAAKHFYRPRLKSVEDKYSDHFKEVKLFTLADKFGTWREAQKLHFSDGGIFDQLYEGLTQ from the coding sequence ATGGGGAGGATGAAATCTCTATTGGGAGTATTAATACTTATCGTTGCAACGGCAGGTACTACGGCCTGTCAAAATGGCAGTAAGAATAGCAGTTCTGCTAATATCGTAACGCTTCTGAATGTGTCATATGATCCGACCAGAGAATTTTATGCGGAATATAATGAAGCATTTGCCAGTTATTACGAAGAAAAAACGGGAATTTCAGTAAAAGTTGAGCAAAGCCATGGTGGCTCTGGAAAGCAGGCAAGAGCGGTAATTGAGGGGCTGGAGGCAGATGTAGTAACCCTTGCATTAGCTTATGATATTGATGAAATTGCTGATTCGGGATTGTTAGAGCAGGATTGGGAAGTAAAAAATGATGACAATAGTGCTCCGTATACTTCCACAATCGTATTTTTGGTTCGTAAGGGTAATCCTAAGGCGATTAAGGACTGGGGGGATTTAATTAAAGAAGATATATCTGTTATAACTCCGAATCCCAAGACCTCAGGAGGGGCAAGATGGAACTATCTTGCAGCATGGGGATATGCTTTGGAAAGCTTTGGTAACGATGAAGAAAAGACAAAAGATTTTGTCCAGAAACTCTATGAAAATGTGGAAGTGCTGGACTCTGGTGCAAGAGGTGCTACCACTACCTTTGTAGAGAATAGTATCGGTGATGTGTTGATTGCCTGGGAGAATGAAGCGTATCTGGCAGTAGAGGAACTGGGGCCGGATAAATTTGAAATCGTTGTTCCCTCCGTCAGTATACTTGCAGAGCCTTCCGTAGCGGTGGTATCTGAGAATGCAAAAGACCATGGGACAGAAGAGGTAGCAAAGGCTTACATAGAGTATCTATATTCGGTAGAGGGGCAGGATATCGCTGCCAAGCATTTCTACCGTCCAAGACTTAAAAGTGTAGAGGACAAATACAGCGATCATTTTAAAGAAGTCAAATTATTTACTTTAGCAGATAAATTCGGAACCTGGCGGGAAGCACAAAAGCTTCATTTTTCGGATGGAGGTATTTTTGATCAGTTATACGAAGGCTTAACACAGTAA
- a CDS encoding LacI family DNA-binding transcriptional regulator gives MTLKEIAKRADVSISTVSRIINSMDDSFASKAVRDRVWGIIKETGYVPNQSARELKRGKTDTGSMYTRTIACILGRTKNLDDNPFFAQVARAVEQQSLNLGYSVSLVYSILDIENYDLVSRIESIKTDGAIVLGRFSSTSIKFLEKYYKNIVYVGRNVINTSWDQVICDGYEATCTALWYLIECGHKRIAYIGECNNEIRFKAYLDTLHNNNMEVDTKLISECPQNGAGGYQGADWLLKAAGCLPTAVFCATDVCAIAAIRRFTEAGIKIPERLSVISLDNIELAGYVLPMLTTVEMPIFEMGNVAVNTLVERINKRHKLPLKIYLPNKLIIRESVMNTIT, from the coding sequence ATGACACTGAAAGAAATTGCCAAGCGTGCCGATGTATCGATTTCTACCGTATCCCGTATTATTAATTCCATGGATGACAGCTTTGCCAGTAAAGCGGTAAGGGACAGGGTTTGGGGAATTATAAAAGAAACTGGGTATGTACCTAATCAATCTGCGAGGGAACTAAAGAGGGGTAAAACCGATACCGGCTCAATGTATACTAGGACAATAGCATGTATACTAGGAAGAACTAAGAATCTGGATGACAACCCGTTTTTTGCCCAGGTTGCACGAGCGGTAGAACAACAGTCGCTTAATTTGGGGTATTCTGTATCCCTTGTTTATTCTATATTAGATATTGAGAATTATGATTTAGTATCTCGGATTGAATCCATAAAAACAGATGGAGCCATTGTGCTGGGACGATTTAGTAGTACCTCTATTAAATTCTTGGAAAAATATTATAAAAACATAGTATATGTTGGACGAAATGTTATAAATACCTCATGGGACCAAGTAATCTGTGATGGATATGAAGCTACCTGTACAGCCCTTTGGTACCTGATTGAGTGTGGTCATAAAAGAATTGCTTACATAGGGGAATGTAACAATGAAATCAGATTTAAAGCTTACTTGGATACCTTACATAATAATAATATGGAAGTTGATACCAAGCTGATTAGTGAGTGTCCTCAAAACGGCGCAGGCGGATATCAAGGGGCAGATTGGTTATTAAAAGCAGCAGGCTGTTTGCCAACAGCCGTGTTTTGCGCTACAGATGTCTGTGCAATTGCTGCAATTCGCCGGTTCACAGAAGCCGGTATAAAAATTCCTGAGAGGCTTTCCGTCATCAGCCTTGATAACATAGAGCTTGCCGGATATGTATTACCAATGTTGACAACCGTAGAAATGCCTATCTTTGAAATGGGAAACGTTGCTGTGAATACATTAGTCGAAAGAATTAATAAACGTCATAAACTTCCGCTTAAAATCTACCTTCCCAATAAGCTAATTATAAGGGAAAGTGTCATGAATACTATCACATAA
- a CDS encoding BofC C-terminal domain-containing protein — translation MKVKKALMYFISFFSLSVMFSACYYLSYKNALRDFNESAVERNQELILALENNGLLDIDTASKDIDNNNNQSYQEAAGDSMDNPSVEVDGLSEVTILPSTKYTLQTYDLKSGVMKEEILPTPSYLIGLSREEVIQYLFDYTQDLPLNEFEKGLISFELMIFSKDNIVLRKTYNEDMVEYKYYLKAQDGNIVAYYGDQKTVFDYTGVSMERLSLEEQKELEEGIFVRDLNELYALLEHYSS, via the coding sequence ATGAAAGTCAAAAAGGCGTTAATGTATTTCATTAGTTTTTTTTCATTGTCAGTCATGTTTTCAGCTTGTTATTATTTAAGCTATAAAAATGCTCTTAGAGATTTTAATGAAAGTGCAGTAGAACGTAATCAAGAACTTATATTAGCTCTTGAGAATAATGGATTATTAGATATTGATACTGCTTCTAAAGACATAGATAACAATAACAATCAAAGTTATCAGGAAGCAGCGGGAGACAGTATGGATAATCCCAGTGTGGAGGTTGACGGACTTTCTGAGGTTACGATTTTACCTTCTACAAAATATACCCTTCAGACCTATGATTTAAAATCTGGAGTTATGAAGGAAGAGATTCTACCAACTCCCAGTTATCTGATTGGTTTAAGCCGTGAAGAAGTGATACAGTATCTGTTTGACTATACCCAGGATTTACCATTAAACGAGTTTGAAAAGGGCCTTATATCTTTTGAACTTATGATATTTTCCAAAGATAATATTGTGCTTCGTAAAACTTATAATGAAGATATGGTTGAATATAAATACTATTTAAAGGCACAGGATGGTAATATTGTGGCTTACTATGGTGATCAGAAAACAGTATTTGATTATACTGGAGTATCTATGGAACGATTGTCTCTGGAGGAGCAAAAGGAACTGGAAGAGGGTATTTTTGTCAGGGATTTGAATGAATTATATGCCTTGTTAGAGCATTACTCTAGTTAA
- a CDS encoding PhoH family protein has translation MSLMETIIDVPAEHEKNVFGQFDAHVKMIEKTLNVTVIVRDGEIKLIGENDNVVKAKSVFVQLLELSRRGNTITEQNVSYALSLCFDNKEAAIVEIDQDLICHTISGKPIKPKTLGQKSYVDLIRKRMISFGIGPAGTGKTYLAMAMAVTAFKNDEVSKIILTRPAIEAGEKLGFLPGDLQSKVDPYLRPLYDALYQIMGAEGYLKNTEKGLIEVAPLAYMRGRTLENAFIILDEAQNTTPAQMKMFLTRIGFGSKVVITGDLSQKDLPTGTQSGLDVAIKVLSKIEDIGFAFLTGQDVVRHPLVQKIVMAYDAYESKVSKAEVDGRGGRKLQRKQLTGSKVQSYQRGSDKAFKRKR, from the coding sequence ATGAGTCTGATGGAAACGATAATTGATGTACCTGCAGAACATGAAAAAAATGTTTTCGGCCAGTTTGATGCGCATGTAAAAATGATAGAAAAAACATTAAATGTGACCGTTATTGTAAGGGACGGTGAAATCAAATTAATAGGTGAAAATGATAATGTTGTAAAAGCAAAAAGTGTATTTGTGCAGCTGCTTGAATTGTCCAGAAGAGGGAATACCATTACCGAGCAGAATGTAAGTTATGCATTATCTCTTTGTTTTGATAATAAAGAAGCTGCAATTGTAGAAATAGACCAGGATTTAATCTGCCATACCATATCCGGCAAACCCATAAAGCCAAAGACGTTGGGTCAGAAATCCTATGTGGATTTGATTCGAAAGAGAATGATTTCCTTTGGTATCGGACCGGCAGGTACCGGTAAGACATATCTGGCAATGGCAATGGCAGTAACAGCCTTTAAAAATGATGAAGTAAGTAAAATCATTTTAACAAGACCCGCTATTGAAGCGGGTGAAAAACTGGGTTTTTTGCCAGGTGATTTACAGAGCAAGGTTGATCCTTATTTACGGCCTCTGTATGATGCCCTGTATCAGATTATGGGCGCGGAAGGGTATTTAAAAAACACAGAAAAAGGTCTGATAGAAGTAGCACCTTTAGCATATATGCGTGGTAGAACCCTTGAGAATGCTTTTATTATTTTAGATGAAGCACAAAATACCACACCTGCCCAGATGAAGATGTTTTTAACCAGAATTGGCTTTGGTTCCAAAGTCGTAATAACCGGTGACCTTTCTCAGAAGGATCTCCCTACAGGGACACAATCGGGTCTTGATGTTGCAATTAAGGTTTTAAGTAAGATAGAAGACATCGGTTTTGCCTTTCTGACCGGGCAGGATGTAGTAAGACATCCTCTTGTACAAAAAATTGTTATGGCTTATGATGCTTATGAAAGTAAAGTGAGCAAGGCAGAGGTAGACGGAAGGGGAGGAAGGAAGCTGCAAAGAAAACAGCTGACTGGTTCCAAAGTACAAAGTTATCAAAGAGGTTCTGATAAGGCCTTTAAGAGGAAAAGATAA